The following DNA comes from Hordeum vulgare subsp. vulgare chromosome 3H, MorexV3_pseudomolecules_assembly, whole genome shotgun sequence.
ccaactcaacaaaaatagaatctgtcaaaaacagaccagtctgtagcaatctgtatacttcgtatacttctggtacctcaaaaattctaaaacattacgactgcttgggcaaaaggcatatcaaccagaagaaaaaagaatcaactcaaaagctctttctgaataaacatgaaaatcatctcatgagcgaaaagtttctatctttttccagcaggatcaaacaaccattaccaagagtgatcataaaggttttgcttggctcaaacacaaaaagaaacacaaaaaacacaatcacaacagaattatgatggtgtggatgcaacaaaacagaaagaaaaagaaataaattcattgggttgcctcccaacaagcgctactgtttaacgcccttagctagacattgataattcaatgatgctcacacaaaagacaagaactgaagcacaacgagagcatcataaatcatgtgaaaatcacatctaagtctaacatacttcctatgcataggcattttataggaaaacagattgtcaagacaaccaatagttaccatatgcaaggaagaagaaagagacaatagcaatctcaacataacgagaggtgatttagtgatatgaaagcttctaccaccatattttcctctctcgtaataattacatgtgggatcatattcgactgcaacaatgtaactatcacataggatattctttttatgatccacatgcatgcaaagttgacgctcttcaaaaatagtgggattatcatcaactaaaatcatgacttctccaaacccactttcaataatattgcaaatatcatattcatcatgaggcttaaacaaattttgaagatcatcagaaaaatcatcgccccactcatgaacattgcaacaagtagtggacatagcaaaactagcatccccaagcttagggttttgcatatttttagcatgattgtcactaatagaatttatagtgaaaccattgcaatcatgcttttcatccaaggagccctcgtgaatcccttcataaatttcttcctctcaATTTTCacattcacacatctcaagcaaaactccataaagatagtcaagttcactcaactcactagcaattggatcaactaattggatctcttaaagagattagcaagtggatgaggatccatatcactagattttcaacaagtgaagatgcaagcatattgaaggcacatggcacacaagcaaacagaaagtaagcgagagaaaagggcgaaagaaaaaggcaaacgaaaaaggcaaattggtgaagtgggggagaggaaaacgagaggcaactagcgaacaaagtaaatgcaagagatgagtttgcgacacctacttggatgagttcttgacttgatcttcctccccggcaatggcgccagaaattcttgtgctatcccacacacaacagcgccagaagttgacacgttgacaaaggctgggcttgcgttggttctttccttgaagaggaaagggtgatgcagcagaggagcagtaagtatttccctcagtttgagaacaaggtatcgatccagaaggagggtctcgtcaagtcctaagtacctgcacaaacacaaacaagattgcacccaacgcttcaaaggggttgtcaatccctgcaagattgtttgcaaagtgagatctgaaggcggaaagtgcaacgaagtaaaaagtgtaaggctgaaaatatggtgtggagtagaccctggggccatagtgttcactagaggcttctctcaaaatagcaagtattacggtgggtgaacaaattactgtcgagcaattgatagaaccgcgcaaagtcatgacgatatctaaggcaatgatcatgcatataggcatcacgtccaagacaagtagaccaataatttctgcatctactactattactccacacatcgaccgctatctagcatgcatctaatgtattgagttcatgacgaacagagtaacgctttaagcaagattacatgatgtagagggataatctcaaaccaatgatgaaaacccatatttttacccttgatggcgacaacacgatgcgtgcctcgctaccccttatgtcactgggtgaggtcaccgcatggtatgaacccaaaaccaagcacttctcccattgcaagaatcataggcgAAAGACATAGGTCAGGGGACgtccaggggtcccacaagcctggatggcgcggccgcccccacccctggggctcccctggggcccctggggcttgtggggcccctggggctcccctgccttggctcccaagttcctcgatcttcttccgttccaaaaaaaattcggggattttcttccgtttcaaactctcctctgaaaggggtcaaaaacatagaaaaaataggaactagcacttgtcactgagttaataagttagtcccaaaaatatataaaaggcatgcaaaatatccaaagtttgacaagataatagcatggaaccatccaaaattatagatacgttggagacgtatcattactctacaagttagagaagatctttccaccgggcttctttaatccaatgtagcatttgattttacatctcccgaccgaggcaatattgggtgggcccgtgcaaaatcgttggtgctttggaactgagaggatgcagaagacacttcgagctaaatgtaaaaataaatgtagtATTGAAGTATCGATgtgtgaggcattcattactcggcaggtggcaaacttcgtgatagcacactacgaagccaaaaatgatcatttgcataatccgaagcctcggtacaatgatggtgaccctaaaaaaggtgggtccaacctcaacctattcaaaggtaagctcacaccagccggtgctttgaaaccaataatgttggatgtcaaagaatggcagaccattttgttgtatatcttcaacaaccaaatagaagtgttgtcgtacatcgagtaagttgtcAGTACATTTTTtcacaacttctaattcctttgaactgctcttattcccagatatttgataCAATCAATACGTcaccaaattcttggatggagcagtgATCCAAAAAGATTATGTCCAAGAGTATGAGCttatggcaaagcatggaggcggctatcccgatttgatctcttggttcaaataaacggtaattatcaataatggaccatttcatttcttggtctaatttgcggctaatgcaaaaaatcatttcatattaaacttgtaggctaattcaaagtctatggacgccgaattgagacaagccgctaatggtttgacTATAAGGTATGTTCATTTGAGACatacaacatcaacaggtatcgctttcgtacccttggcaaagagctatctatgcccgaccggaaatctacaaattgtggtgtctctactatcggcgaagcaggtaccgagtattatggaagatttgaagcaatttatgaacttcaattctatggtgaaaacccaccaaacgtcgtagtcttctaatgttattggttccagccgaaggagactagaaggactcatgaacatatagggctagttgaAATCAATCAAAGCactcatttagatgttcccggtgtctatattgtggctcaatacgcgacccaagttttctatctatcgtgtgcctgccaaactaataagaatctgaatggttgggacgttgtttatgaagtgccgccacatgccaGACCACCTAACCCAcatgaataggattatgaacctcacatctctccctaataataaagcacggatcgtttctgtcgtccgtcgctGGTGGTTTTGCACAAAAGCCCCTCTGCTTTTGGGTATTCAACCCGTCGTCCAGATTTAAGTGAAGAAAAAACATTTCAGTAAAGAAAAACACCCCACCTTATCCACCCCGTCCTCCACGGCGGGATCCTATCTCCGGCGATCCGCCGCGCCACCCATGGCCATCGGCGTCCCACCACAGCAGCCAAGCAAATGGGGACGGCCCCTTGCCGTCGGCGTCCACTTCGGCCCCAGTGCCGGTTGCGTCGTGGCGTTCCCGGGCGCGCCCTGCGCGTGCTGGGGTGTCGTGGGAGCAGGAGTGGCCACCGCGACGGCAGCGGGATTCGTTGGCAGTGCGATGCCACACATTGGCGCTCCCTGCGGCGGCGTGTGATGCTTGACTGGCGGAATGGCCGTCCCCATCGTCATTGGTGGTCGTTTGCGTGTGGAAGGCGCGGATAACAatggaatgttgttcggattgtTGATATTCTGAAGATGGATTATGAAACTAAATCACTTCAGATGAAATATTGCCCAGGACTAGATTGCAAGGTAGAATCTTATCTTAATCCTGGCGTGCATCAACTCATCAACAAGTTATTGTTGCACATACATGAAAGTGAACAAGACACTGAAAAAGAGTATTTTGGTTTTTCTTCCTACATACCCTGCATTGGAGTGGCAATGGGATCTGTTGTCTGGTTGTTCAATTTTCAAGTTACATATTCTTCATCGCGGCATTGGCacagatgaagctcttgaaactaTGAAGGCCTCAAAGTCGTGCCGAAAGGTACAAGTTGTTATATTCCAATCTAACTTAGTTCAACTGCATGTTTTATACCTGATATACGTGCTCCTACTTTTAAGCTATGTGGTGTTAGTAGTGATCGCATCAAGCTAAAATTTGAGTGCTATGCACATGGAGTATTTATGAACATATGGAGTTGGGTATGTATTCTATGGAGTATTTATGGAACTGAACATGAtgatcgaaaccttgatactatgTGGAATAGTAACTTGTGTATTCCCATGCTTTCTAGGCCAATGTCGCCTGTTGCGGCTACACCATAGGTATGTATCACACCGACCACTATTTGATTTTTCTGATTTCCTCCAGCAGTATATCTTCATCGGGGTCGGGGAATTGGCAGTACGCGATACAAACATGTGCTGGGAAAGTGTATGGTGAAGCCTGCAGCTACTGGTGATACTTTCGCGCCAAATACACCAAGACAGATGATCCGCCTGTGTCAAATCAAAGGAGACTGGGAGGGATGTGAGAGCTGCCTGACACAAGAAATAGGATTTTTGTTAGTCTATAGATTCAGTAAAGCAATTAAAGTGAAGCGTAACATTCCAACTCTATAAGACCACTCACATTGGCGCATATACTCTCAGTTTTGATCATAATAAGCCAATAAATGGATTTTGTTTCTTATTATACGATGGGGAAAGTGCATAAATCAGGAAAATGGGCAAATGAAAAGAGTTTATACTccagattatataaaaaatacatgtATAACTCTTTAAATTTAATCAGTGTTGAGTAAGTGCTTCTGTCTTCTTTTTGGTTAGGGGTTGACTATAGAGACTTGCATTTTTATTCCAACATACCACTTGGCTGAATAAAAAAAATACATCTGTTAGAGGCTACAACCTGCATCCCCAATTCCCCATCATGGAGTAGCAGCTTCTAAAAATTCTGAATTCATAAGCATTTCATAAGACATAAAACAGAAATTGTCCTCAAACCCTTCAAAGACTCCGCTTCCTTTGGATACGAGATAGTTTCTCGATTCCCATGACCTAAGGCGCCAAATGTGCCATCGCCGAATGTGTACAATAGTCCAGAAGTAGTTATCAAAGTTGTATGCCATGTTCCACAAGAAACAATCGACACCTGAAGGCCTTCCAGTGGACCTGAAACCCTTTTGGGTATCCAGTGACTCACAGTACTACCATGACCAAGGAGGCCGGCATTGTGGGTACCATCTCCCCAGGTGTAAAGGTCACATGTTGTTGTAACAGCACAAGTATGGAATTCACCACACGCCATTATTTCAACATTGCAGGTTGACGATGACTCAAGTAGACGTGGTTGAAAAATGCTTGTACCAGCCCCCTGACCAAGCCGCCCACTGCATTCTTCTCCCCATGTAAATACCTCTGcctatcttgtgataagtgcagCATGCTTCACACCACAAGCCACATAACTGACATCAAGCATTACATTTGACTCTAGGGGCTTTGGTACACCCCATGACCAAGCCGCCCACTGCATTCTTCTTGCCATGTAAATACCTCTACATGTCTTGTGATAAGTGCCGCATGCTTCACACCACAAGCCACATAACTGACATCAAGCATTACATTTGACTCTAGGGGCTTTGGAACAAGGATATTAGTGGTTGCATCAGGGGAGAGTGTGTTTTCATCAGACCCTGATATTAGTCCGAGGCACAATGAAAATATGGATTGTGACGCTGTGTATTTAGACAGGTTTAGAGCATCCTTAATAGTATCCAGAAGATAGTTTGTTTATGCATACTCACTAACAAGTCAAATGATTGTGATTCGGTCATGCGGAGCCGTCGGTTGTTCATGATCACACTATTTTTTAACTCAACTATGCCCACAATGGTTTTCATTGTCCGCCTTTTACTCGTTATAGTACCTTTATCTGAAGAACATCAAAGGGAACGATGGCACTGTCACGCGGTATGAGGACATGTTTGCATAGTGGAAGACTTGCCACCCTGGCAATATTAGTCTCTGGAGGAATTGTATTGCAGATTTCGGTAAGCTTGGAATTTAACATCTCAGCGTCAGTTTTTTTAATCCTTTTCTCGATGTTGCCTAAATCTCTGCAACTCTATCTTCTTCAGGCATGTGCTCTTTATAACAACTGGTGGGCAATGTTAACAGGTTAGAGGAAC
Coding sequences within:
- the LOC123441707 gene encoding vacuolar protein sorting-associated protein 55 homolog; translated protein: MALSRGMRTCLHSGRLATLAILVSGGIVLQISACALYNNWWAMLTVLMYLILPMPLIFFLGSDSPSIMFNENDGC